In Halanaerobiaceae bacterium ANBcell28, one genomic interval encodes:
- a CDS encoding helix-turn-helix transcriptional regulator — protein MKRLALERKKRNMSQTDLAFKLRIHPSQISKIESGVARPYKPSRKKLEEFFNKSIDDLLEEVN, from the coding sequence ATGAAAAGATTAGCTCTGGAAAGAAAAAAAAGAAATATGAGTCAAACAGATCTAGCTTTTAAATTGAGAATTCACCCTTCACAAATAAGCAAAATTGAAAGCGGTGTAGCAAGACCTTATAAACCTAGTAGAAAAAAGCTAGAAGAATTCTTTAACAAAAGTATTGATGATTTGTTGGAGGAGGTGAATTAG